Proteins encoded within one genomic window of Saccharomyces paradoxus chromosome V, complete sequence:
- the URA3 gene encoding orotidine-5'-phosphate decarboxylase (Orotidine-5'-phosphate (OMP) decarboxylase~similar to YEL021W) produces MSKATYKERAATHPSPVAAKLFNIMHEKQTNLCASLDVRTTKELLELVEALGPVICLLKTHVDILTDFSMEGTVKPLKALSAKYNFLLFEDRKFADIGNTVKLQYSAGVYRIAEWADITNAHGVVGPGIVSGLKQAAEEVTKEPRGLLMLAELSCKGSLATGEYTKGTVDIAKSDKDFVIGFIAQRDMGGRDEGYDWLIMTPGVGLDDKGDALGQQYRTVDDVVSTGSDIIIVGRGLFAKGRDAKVEGERYRKAGWEAYLRRCGQQN; encoded by the coding sequence ATGTCAAAAGCTACATATAAAGAACGTGCTGCTACTCATCCTAGTCCTGTTGCTGCGAAGCTATTCAACATTATGCACGAAAAGCAAACAAACTTGTGTGCTTCATTGGATGTTCGTACCACCAAGGAATTATTAGAGTTAGTAGAAGCATTGGGTCCCGTGATTTGCCTATTGAAGACACATGTGGATATCTTGACTGATTTTTCCATGGAGGGCACAGTTAAGCCACTAAAGGCATTATCCGCCAAGTACAATTTTTTACTATTCGAAGACAGAAAATTTGCTGATATTGGTAATACAGTTAAATTGCAGTACTCTGCGGGTGTATACAGAATAGCGGAATGGGCAGACATTACCAATGCACACGGTGTGGTAGGCCCCGGTATTGTCAGCGGATTGAAGCAAGCGGCAGAAGAAGTGACAAAGGAACCCAGAGGTCTTTTGATGTTGGCAGAATTGTCATGCAAGGGCTCCCTAGCTACTGGAGAATACACCAAGGGCACTGTAGACATTGCAAAGAGTGACAAAGACTTTGTTATCGGCTTTATTGCTCAAAGAGACATGGGTGGGAGAGATGAAGGCTACGACTGGTTGATCATGACACCCGGCGTGGGCTTAGATGACAAGGGAGACGCATTGGGCCAACAGTATAGAACCGTTGATGATGTGGTCTCTACGGGGTCTgatatcattattgttgGTAGAGGGTTATTTGCAAAGGGAAGAGATGCTAAGGTAGAAGGTGAACGTTATAGAAAAGCGGGCTGGGAGGCGTATTTGAGAAGATGCGGCCAGCAAAATTAA
- the TIM9 gene encoding protein transporter TIM9 (similar to YEL020W), with protein sequence MDALNSKEQQEFQKVVEQKQMKDFMRLYSNLVERCFTDCVNDFTTSKLTNKEQTCIMKCSEKFLKHSERVGQRFQEQNAALGQGLGR encoded by the coding sequence ATGGACGCATTGAATTCCAAAGAACAACAAgagtttcaaaaagtaGTGgaacaaaagcaaatgaAGGATTTCATGCGTTTGTACTCTAATCTGGTAGAAAGATGTTTCACTGACTGTGTCAATGATTTCACAACGTCAAAGCTAACCAATAAGGAACAAACATGCATCATGAAGTGCTCAGAAAAGTTTCTGAAGCATAGCGAACGTGTAGGACAGCGTTTCCAAGAACAAAACGCTGCCCTGGGACAAGGCCTGGGCCGCTAA
- the PXP1 gene encoding putative indolepyruvate decarboxylase family protein (similar to YEL020C), whose translation MTATATQQFAQLLQKYGIDTVFGIVGIPIVQLADTMVANGIKFIPCRNEQAASYAASAYGYISDKPGVLLIVGGPGLIHALAGIYNSMSNRWPLLVIAGSSSQGDMHKGGFQELDQISLLSPFLKFTGKLTPSNVGMITQKALNHCIQGTAGVSYIDVPADFIEYEIPLEGNDHTGNELPMILTPNKCGPDPSKIKEVVQLILQHSKKNILIVIGKGAVKNSHEVRKLVDKFNIPFLPTPMGKGIVPDSSSLNVSSARSQALKTADIVLVLGARLNWILHFGASPKWNSESIFIQLDSNPETLGDNNSSPGADLSIWGDIGLSVTALIDELVRQDSCWKYSGINQVLREKIKLNQTRLLRKEKTRGAQLNYNQVYGTLRPLIDDYRTILVTEGANTMDIARVSFPTDAPRRRLDAGTNATMGIGLGYALACKASHPELDVVLIQGDSAFGFSAMEIETAVRCQLALVIIVMNNSGIYHGEKDTKTDLPPTALSKNCRYDLVGKGLGANGFYVNTLSELSRCFQQAVQFSRTRRETSVINVIIEPGEQKQIAFAWQNKPRL comes from the coding sequence ATGACGGCGACTGCTACACAACAATTCGCGCAACTTTTACAAAAATACGGCATTGACACAGTTTTTGGAATTGTTGGCATCCCTATTGTCCAACTAGCGGATACGATGGTTGCTAACGGTATCAAATTCATTCCATGCAGGAACGAACAGGCTGCCTCATATGCAGCCTCTGCGTATGGGTATATTAGTGACAAGCCAGGCGTATTACTTATTGTGGGGGGGCCTGGTTTAATTCACGCACTGGCTGGTATATATAACTCAATGTCCAATAGGTGGCCGCTTTTAGTCATTGCAGGAAGTTCCTCCCAGGGCGATATGCATAAAGGTGGATTTCAAGAGTTGGATCAGATCAGTCTTTTGTCCCCATTTTTAAAGTTTACCGGCAAGTTAACCCCTAGCAATGTTGGCATGATTACTCAGAAGGCTTTGAATCACTGTATACAAGGCACCGCAGGTGTTTCTTACATCGACGTCCCTGCAGATTTTATTGAGTATGAAATACCCCTGGAGGGAAATGACCATACAGGAAATGAATTGCCGATGATTTTAACTCCAAATAAGTGTGGTCCAGATCCATCGAAGATCAAAGAAGTCGTACAACTCATACTACAACACAGTAAGAAAAACATTCTAATTGTCATTGGAAAAGGTGcggtgaaaaattctcaCGAAGTTCGCAAACTAGTAGATAAGTTCAATATACCATTCTTGCCCACCCCGATGGGTAAGGGGATTGTCCCGGACTCTTCGTCTCTAAACGTTTCGTCTGCAAGATCTCAAGCATTGAAAACCGCAGATATCGTTCTTGTTCTTGGGGCAAGATTAAACTGGATATTACATTTTGGTGCTTCACCCAAATGGAACTCGGAGTCCATATTCATCCAGCTCGACTCCAATCCCGAAACCTTGGGCGATAACAACTCATCACCTGGTGCCGACCTTTCCATATGGGGGGATATAGGCTTGAGCGTAACTGCTCTAATTGACGAACTGGTGCGCCAAGATTCCTGCTGGAAGTACAGCGGTATCAACCAAGTATTGCGAGAGAAAATCAAACTGAATCAAACTCGCCTGTTAAGGAAAGAGAAGACCAGAGGGGCACAATTGAATTATAACCAGGTTTATGGGACTTTGAGACCACTTATTGATGACTACAGGACAATACTTGTCACGGAGGGTGCAAACACTATGGATATTGCGCGTGTTTCATTCCCTACAGACGCACCAAGGCGCCGTTTAGATGCAGGGACCAACGCGACCATGGGGATTGGACTCGGGTATGCTCTAGCATGCAAGGCATCTCATCCGGAGCTCGACGTGGTGCTGATTCAGGGTGATTCCGCATTCGGATTCTCCGCCatggaaattgaaactgcGGTAAGGTGCCAGCTGGCACTGGTCATCATTGTGATGAACAACAGCGGTATATATCATGGAGAAAAGGATACCAAGACCGACTTACCCCCAACGGCGCTAAGCAAGAACTGTCGCTACGATCTGGTAGGCAAAGGCCTGGGCGCCAATGGTTTTTATGTCAACACATTAAGCGAACTGAGCAGATGTTTCCAACAAGCCGTGCAGTTTTCTCGGACTAGAAGGGAAACAAGTGTCATCAACGTTATCATTGAGCCCGGCGAACAGAAGCAAATCGCCTTTGCCTGGCAGAACAAACCACGCCTATGA
- the MMS21 gene encoding SUMO ligase MMS21 (SUMO ligase and component of the SMC5-SMC6 complex~similar to YEL019C), which translates to MDLNDNPIPNSVPLHQKSGRYFHTLHVQDLSNLYQQCYKQIDETVNQLVDSTSPSTTGISEQIADITSTYKLISTYESESNLFHEGIKDLKENFKQISDACPQIDLSTWDKYRTGELTAPKLSELYLSMSTAELTATVNNTDTLKILKVLPYIWNDPTCVIPDLQSPAGEDDLQIEGGKIELTCPITCKPYEAPLISKKCNHVFDKDGIQNYLQGYTTRDCPQAACSQVVSMRDFVKDPIMELRCKIARIKESQEQDKRSNQAVDVL; encoded by the coding sequence atggacTTGAACGATAACCCTATACCCAACTCAGTTCCCTTACACCAAAAATCAGGTAGGTACTTCCACACTTTACATGTCCAAGACTTATCAAATCTATATCAACAATGCTACAAACAAATTGATGAGACTGTAAATCAGTTAGTGGATTCTACATCTCCTTCCACCACCGGCATTAGCGAGCAGATAGCAGACATTACAAGTACATACAAACTTATCTCGACATACGAATCAGAATCCAACTTATTTCACGAAGGTATTAAAgatttaaaagaaaacttcaaGCAAATATCAGATGCCTGTCCCCAAATCGACCTTTCCACGTGGGATAAATATCGTACTGGAGAGCTCACCGCTCCCAAATTATCTGAATTGTATTTAAGCATGTCCACGGCCGAGCTAACGGCCACGGTTAATAACACAGATACGCTCAAGATACTAAAAGTGTTACCGTACATTTGGAATGATCCAACCTGTGTGATACCGGATCTGCAAAGCCCCGCAGGTGAAGATGATCTACAAATAGAAGGTGGTAAAATTGAATTAACCTGTCCTATCACTTGCAAACCTTATGAAGCACCGttgatatcaaaaaaatgtaatCACGTTTTCGATAAAGATGGTATTCAAAACTATTTACAAGGATACACGACGAGAGATTGCCCGCAAGCTGCGTGTTCTCAAGTAGTTTCCATGAGGGATTTTGTAAAAGACCCCATTATGGAGCTAAGGTGTAAAATTGCCAGGATCAAAGAATCTCAAGAACAGGATAAAAGAAGTAATCAAGCCGTCGATGTTCTATGA
- the EAF5 gene encoding Eaf5p (Non-essential subunit of the NuA4 acetyltransferase complex~similar to YEL018W), translating to MDKEVSELVVLQLIHTLISNKNEELVRNGGGINMIGNNLRISLVKLTNEIQNNLLINELTNLRRQSNMVNGNRKLGINDILTIVKSLFPEYRTTLNDGQLSLHGLEMHDIEKLLVEKYDRFKRTQIGQVRTMEDEILKNGIKSGASQLQPHAHSSKSGSAGAGTTVITTTAHGAHSMDPKREKLLKLYRDTVLNKLESKTGNFQKLFKSPENGIIKKEINYEDIKNETPGSVHELQLILQKSITDGVMREVIGTDDWKLARQVQLELDDTVQFMRRALE from the coding sequence ATGGATAAAGAGGTAAGTGAGTTGGTAGTGTTGCAGCTGATACACACCTTAATATCCAACAAGAATGAAGAACTGGTTAGGAATGGGGGAGGAATCAACATGATCGGGAACAATCTTCGAATATCACTGGTCAAGTTGACTAACGAAATACAAAACAATTTGCTAATCAACGAGCTGACAAATTTAAGGAGGCAAAGCAACATGGTTAATGGGAACAGAAAACTGGGCATCAACGATATCCTGACCATAGTCAAGAGTTTATTCCCAGAATACAGAACAACGCTAAACGATGGGCAACTTAGTCTACACGGTTTGGAAATGCATGATATCGAGAAGTTACTTGTGGAAAAGTACGATCGATTTAAGAGAACGCAAATCGGTCAAGTAAGGACGATGGAGGACGAGATATTGAAGAATGGCATAAAAAGCGGTGCATCGCAACTGCAACCGCATGCACATTCGAGCAAAAGTGGATCTGCTGGTGCCGGTACAACAGTAATTACGACTACGGCACATGGGGCGCATTCTATGGAtccaaaaagagaaaaactATTGAAATTGTACAGAGATACCGTTCTGAATAAACTGGAAAGTAAAACTGGGAACTTCCAGAAACTATTCAAGAGTCCCGAAAATGGGATTATCAAGAAAGAGATAAATTACGAAGACATAAAGAATGAAACGCCCGGCAGCGTTCACGAACTGCAACTGATTTTGCAGAAGAGCATAACGGACGGTGTAATGCGAGAGGTCATTGGCACGGACGATTGGAAATTGGCTAGACAGGTGCAGCTGGAACTGGACGATACAGTGCAGTTCATGAGAAGGGCACTTGAGtaa